The following are encoded in a window of Telmatobacter sp. DSM 110680 genomic DNA:
- the atpB gene encoding F0F1 ATP synthase subunit A, with protein sequence MPEPYALTRLLNQLFGGIVTSIMQMLGIHPATPGAPFSNTFSVELIVVAALIAFFIVVRLTLSPDKPGPVQHVAELISEFTGNMGEQVIGHGYEKYQAYVTCIFLFVLCNNLVGLIPGVPAPTTSPAVPLGLALPTFLYYNFQGFRAHGIGYLKQFAGPIWWMAWLLIPIELVSHFARIMSLTIRLYANMYASDMLTLGFFSLIPIGVPSVFLGLHVFVSCIQAFIFMLLSMIYLSLAVSHDAH encoded by the coding sequence ATGCCTGAACCTTATGCTTTGACTCGCCTGCTTAATCAACTATTCGGCGGCATCGTCACATCCATCATGCAGATGCTGGGCATCCACCCGGCAACCCCAGGCGCGCCCTTTAGCAACACCTTCTCGGTGGAGTTGATCGTTGTTGCGGCCTTGATTGCGTTTTTCATCGTGGTACGGCTTACGCTGTCGCCAGACAAGCCCGGCCCCGTCCAGCACGTCGCTGAATTGATTTCGGAATTCACCGGCAACATGGGGGAGCAGGTCATTGGTCACGGCTATGAAAAGTATCAGGCGTATGTCACCTGCATCTTTTTGTTTGTCCTGTGCAATAACCTTGTGGGGCTCATCCCCGGCGTGCCTGCGCCAACCACGTCGCCTGCAGTTCCGCTGGGCCTGGCCCTGCCCACATTCCTCTACTACAACTTCCAGGGCTTCCGCGCTCACGGCATCGGATACCTGAAGCAGTTTGCTGGTCCGATCTGGTGGATGGCATGGCTGCTTATCCCCATCGAGCTCGTCTCGCACTTCGCCCGCATCATGTCGCTTACCATTCGTCTCTACGCCAACATGTACGCCAGCGACATGCTCACACTGGGCTTCTTCTCGCTGATTCCGATCGGCGTTCCATCCGTCTTTCTAGGGCTGCACGTTTTTGTATCGTGCATTCAGGCGTTTATTTTCATGCTGCTTTCGATGATCTATCTATCGCTGGCAGTCTCGCACGACGCGCACTAA
- a CDS encoding ATP synthase subunit I, translating to MKQETHPLLELSNDAAEVMLQKAMRNSLIIGVVASIVILVASGWRNAAMLMTGALISAGSIFEWQRLARVIRAKLEDQKTPRSTAAVVVFFMLRLIIYAGAIYVSLKCFQGSAVALLCGLGLAALTIMWQALRLLLD from the coding sequence ATGAAGCAAGAGACACATCCTCTCCTCGAGCTATCCAACGATGCCGCTGAAGTAATGCTTCAGAAGGCCATGCGTAACTCACTCATAATAGGAGTAGTTGCCTCGATAGTTATCCTCGTAGCATCGGGCTGGCGAAATGCCGCCATGCTTATGACCGGAGCCCTGATTTCTGCGGGCAGCATTTTCGAGTGGCAGCGGCTCGCGCGCGTAATTCGCGCCAAATTGGAAGATCAAAAAACGCCACGGAGCACTGCTGCGGTGGTTGTCTTCTTTATGCTTCGGCTCATCATCTACGCCGGGGCCATCTATGTTAGCCTAAAGTGTTTCCAGGGATCGGCAGTTGCCCTGCTCTGCGGCTTGGGTTTGGCAGCACTTACCATCATGTGGCAAGCGCTCCGGTTGCTCCTGGATTGA
- a CDS encoding AtpZ/AtpI family protein, whose protein sequence is MPFHRPLKNSDSRSSMSSGVDAIVQAEKLLQIALMLPCAAVVGWLIGSWADKHFHQTWIAIAGIVFGAVSGLVYVIRMALTAERGTRNETSAQNGSSDGLDDSQK, encoded by the coding sequence ATGCCGTTCCACCGCCCACTCAAGAACTCCGACTCCCGCTCCAGCATGTCCAGCGGCGTCGATGCCATTGTGCAGGCGGAGAAACTCCTTCAGATCGCGCTGATGCTCCCCTGTGCCGCCGTTGTTGGCTGGCTCATCGGCTCTTGGGCTGACAAGCATTTCCACCAGACCTGGATCGCCATCGCCGGTATTGTTTTCGGAGCCGTATCCGGACTTGTCTACGTGATCCGCATGGCGCTAACGGCTGAGCGCGGCACCCGCAATGAAACCTCGGCCCAAAACGGATCTTCGGATGGGCTCGACGACTCGCAAAAATGA
- the lysS gene encoding lysine--tRNA ligase — MFDSEFERNLFELRRGKLAEIEKLGQAVYPNQFPASHTIPQIRAKWGETTAEALDTDRVTVTIAGRIMAIRVMGKAGFATLQQGGERLQIYVRLDAVGELGWALYKLLDLGDHIGASGYLFRTRTGELSVHVERLTFLSKAMLALPEKFHGLADVELRYRQRYVDLFSNLDAREVFVKRAKVLRALRRFFDERDYLEVETPMMQTIAGGANARPFKTHHNALDMDLFLRIAPELYLKRLVVGGLDRVYEINRNFRNEGVSTQHNPEFTMLEFYQAYANYEDMMQLTIDLLKFVALEVNGTTVTEFNGAQLDFAKVEKLTMREAIIKFWPVEAGEPPQFSDFASEVTLVELVQKLRANGARLDFKVGEPAGKTIASIFEVVAEEHLVQPTIIYEFPTAISPLSKQKPDDPEWVERFEIYAGGFELGNAFSELNDPLEQHKRFEEQLKERDRGDDEAHQMDEDYVRALAYGLPPTGGEGIGIDRLTMLMTGSKSIRDVILFPLMRNVVDSEQ; from the coding sequence GTGTTTGATTCGGAATTTGAGCGCAATCTTTTTGAGTTGCGCAGGGGCAAGCTGGCGGAGATCGAAAAACTGGGGCAGGCTGTCTATCCCAACCAGTTCCCTGCCTCGCATACGATTCCGCAGATCCGTGCAAAGTGGGGCGAGACGACGGCGGAGGCGCTGGACACGGACCGGGTAACCGTGACCATCGCCGGGCGTATCATGGCGATCCGCGTGATGGGAAAGGCAGGATTTGCGACGCTGCAGCAGGGCGGTGAACGGCTGCAGATTTACGTGCGCCTGGATGCCGTTGGCGAATTGGGATGGGCGCTCTACAAGCTGCTCGACCTGGGAGACCACATTGGGGCGAGTGGATATCTCTTCCGCACCCGGACCGGAGAACTCTCAGTTCACGTGGAGCGGCTGACGTTCCTGTCGAAGGCAATGCTGGCTCTTCCAGAAAAATTCCACGGTCTGGCCGATGTCGAGTTGCGCTACCGGCAGCGGTATGTCGATCTGTTTTCGAACTTGGATGCGCGCGAAGTATTTGTGAAACGGGCCAAGGTGCTGCGGGCGTTGCGGCGCTTCTTTGATGAGCGCGATTATCTCGAAGTGGAAACGCCAATGATGCAGACGATTGCCGGCGGAGCCAATGCGCGGCCGTTCAAGACGCATCACAACGCACTGGATATGGACTTGTTCTTGCGCATTGCGCCGGAGCTTTACCTGAAGCGGCTGGTGGTGGGTGGACTTGATCGCGTGTACGAGATCAATCGCAACTTCCGCAATGAAGGAGTGAGCACCCAGCACAATCCCGAGTTCACGATGCTGGAGTTTTACCAGGCGTATGCGAACTACGAAGACATGATGCAGCTGACGATCGATCTGCTGAAGTTCGTTGCGCTTGAAGTGAACGGAACGACGGTGACGGAGTTCAATGGCGCGCAGTTGGACTTCGCTAAGGTCGAGAAGCTGACCATGAGGGAGGCGATCATCAAGTTCTGGCCAGTGGAGGCCGGAGAACCTCCGCAGTTCAGTGATTTTGCAAGTGAAGTAACACTCGTCGAGTTGGTGCAAAAGCTCCGTGCGAACGGGGCGCGTCTCGATTTCAAAGTGGGAGAGCCTGCAGGCAAGACGATTGCCAGCATCTTCGAAGTCGTCGCTGAAGAGCATTTAGTCCAACCAACGATCATCTATGAGTTTCCGACTGCTATTTCTCCTCTGTCTAAGCAGAAGCCGGATGATCCCGAATGGGTGGAGAGGTTTGAAATCTACGCGGGCGGATTCGAGCTTGGGAATGCGTTCAGCGAGTTGAACGATCCTCTGGAGCAGCACAAGCGTTTTGAAGAGCAGCTCAAAGAGCGCGACCGCGGCGACGATGAAGCGCATCAGATGGATGAGGATTATGTTCGGGCGCTTGCGTACGGACTTCCGCCCACGGGTGGGGAAGGCATCGGCATCGATCGCCTTACGATGCTGATGACTGGGTCGAAGTCGATTCGGGATGTGATCCTGTTCCCGCTGATGCGGAACGTAGTGGACAGTGAACAATGA
- a CDS encoding TIGR00282 family metallophosphoesterase translates to MNILFVGDIFGSAGRRIVREHIGHVREAHNVELTVINAENAAGGFGVTPQIAEELFDLGADVLTTGNHVWDKRELLDYLSSVPADSQDRARRVLRPANMLPKLPGYGVFEGTTNSGVEFAVVDLMGKVFMNGTNDPFNAANDLLENIKAKVIVVDFHGEATSEKVAMGWHLDGRVTAVLGTHTHIPTADERVLPGGTAYQTDVGMSGPYDSVIGVEKELVLHRFLTGMPGKFEAAKGNPKMCAALITCDPATGRASSIQRIMLGE, encoded by the coding sequence TTGAATATTCTTTTTGTGGGCGACATTTTTGGCAGCGCGGGGCGCAGGATCGTACGCGAGCACATCGGCCATGTGCGCGAGGCGCATAACGTTGAGCTCACGGTGATCAACGCGGAGAATGCCGCGGGCGGTTTTGGAGTAACGCCGCAGATTGCCGAGGAGCTGTTTGACCTGGGTGCAGACGTGCTCACCACGGGCAATCACGTCTGGGACAAGCGCGAGTTGCTGGATTATTTGAGCTCTGTGCCGGCGGACAGCCAAGATCGTGCGCGGCGGGTTTTGCGGCCGGCGAATATGCTTCCCAAATTGCCCGGCTATGGCGTTTTTGAAGGTACGACAAATAGCGGCGTAGAGTTCGCGGTCGTTGACCTGATGGGCAAGGTGTTCATGAACGGCACCAACGACCCTTTCAATGCGGCCAATGATCTGCTGGAGAACATCAAGGCCAAAGTGATCGTGGTGGATTTTCATGGTGAGGCCACCAGCGAAAAAGTTGCAATGGGCTGGCACCTCGATGGGCGAGTGACGGCGGTACTGGGCACGCATACGCATATTCCTACCGCCGATGAGCGCGTCTTGCCGGGCGGTACCGCGTATCAGACGGACGTGGGGATGAGCGGCCCTTATGACAGCGTGATCGGCGTGGAGAAGGAGCTTGTGCTGCACCGGTTTCTTACCGGAATGCCGGGCAAGTTCGAAGCAGCAAAGGGTAACCCCAAAATGTGCGCGGCACTGATCACTTGCG